From the Streptomyces sp. Tu 2975 genome, one window contains:
- a CDS encoding nitrate/nitrite transporter, giving the protein MAGRWIEEWDPEDETFWRTKGERVARRNLAFSVLSEHVGFSIWSLWSVMVLFMGPEYGVDPAGKFFLIATATVVGAVIRVPYTFAVAKFGGRNWTIFSALLLLAPTAAAYLVMEPGTSYTTFLAVAALTGVGGGNFASSMTNINAFFPLRKKGWALGLNAGGGNIGVPVIQLVALLIIGTAGAAHPRLVLGIYLPLIVIAALCAALWMDNLAPVKNDTGAAIDAAKEGHTWIMAFLYVGTFGSFIGYSFAFGLVLQTQFGRTPLQAASLTFIGPLLGSLIRPLGGALADRFGGARITLWNFVGMAAATAVVIAASVQESLAVFLVGFIALFVLSGLGNGSTYKMIPGIFQNKALAQGMTGETAAAYGRRLSGASMGLIGAVGAVGGLAINLAFRQSFQTAGTGTAAFVSFLAFYAVCSVVTWAVYLRRTVVVPVRGGQTGTDAETGAEPVYARV; this is encoded by the coding sequence ATGGCAGGCCGATGGATCGAAGAGTGGGACCCCGAGGACGAGACCTTCTGGCGGACCAAGGGGGAGCGGGTCGCACGGCGCAACCTCGCCTTCTCCGTGCTCAGTGAGCACGTCGGGTTCTCCATCTGGAGCCTGTGGTCGGTGATGGTCCTCTTCATGGGGCCCGAGTACGGGGTCGACCCCGCCGGCAAGTTCTTCCTGATCGCCACGGCGACCGTCGTCGGCGCCGTGATCCGGGTGCCGTACACATTCGCCGTCGCCAAATTCGGCGGCCGGAACTGGACGATCTTCAGCGCCCTGCTGCTGCTGGCCCCCACCGCCGCGGCGTATCTGGTGATGGAGCCGGGCACCTCGTACACGACGTTCCTCGCCGTCGCCGCCCTCACGGGTGTCGGCGGGGGCAACTTCGCCTCGTCGATGACGAACATCAACGCCTTCTTCCCGCTGCGCAAGAAAGGCTGGGCGCTCGGCCTCAACGCGGGCGGCGGCAACATCGGCGTACCGGTCATCCAGCTCGTCGCCCTGCTGATCATCGGTACGGCGGGCGCGGCCCACCCGCGGCTGGTGCTCGGCATCTACCTGCCCCTGATCGTCATCGCCGCGCTGTGCGCCGCGCTGTGGATGGACAACCTCGCCCCGGTGAAGAACGACACCGGCGCGGCGATCGACGCGGCCAAGGAGGGCCACACCTGGATCATGGCCTTCCTCTACGTCGGCACCTTCGGCTCGTTCATCGGCTACAGCTTCGCCTTCGGCCTCGTGCTGCAGACCCAGTTCGGCCGCACCCCGCTCCAGGCGGCCTCCCTCACTTTCATCGGCCCGCTGCTGGGTTCCCTGATCCGGCCGCTGGGCGGTGCGCTCGCCGACCGCTTCGGCGGAGCGCGCATCACCCTGTGGAACTTCGTGGGCATGGCCGCCGCGACCGCGGTGGTCATCGCCGCATCGGTCCAGGAGTCCCTCGCCGTGTTCCTCGTCGGATTCATCGCCCTGTTCGTGCTCAGCGGCCTCGGCAACGGCTCGACGTACAAGATGATCCCCGGCATCTTCCAGAACAAGGCGCTCGCCCAGGGCATGACCGGGGAGACCGCGGCCGCCTACGGGCGCCGGCTCTCCGGCGCCTCGATGGGACTCATCGGCGCGGTCGGCGCCGTCGGCGGGCTCGCCATCAACCTCGCCTTCCGGCAGTCGTTCCAGACGGCGGGCACCGGAACCGCCGCCTTCGTCTCCTTCCTCGCCTTCTACGCGGTCTGCTCGGTCGTCACCTGGGCGGTATACCTTCGCCGGACCGTCGTGGTGCCGGTCCGTGGCGGGCAGACGGGGACGGACGCCGAAACGGGTGCCGAACCGGTCTACGCCCGCGTCTGA
- a CDS encoding uroporphyrinogen-III synthase: protein MHDQGQPHGPLAGFTVGVTAARRADELGALLQRRGAAVLHAPALRIVPLADDTELLAATKELIDHTPDVVVATTAIGFRGWVEAADGWGLGEQLLGRLRGAELLARGPKVKGAIRAAGLTEEWSPVSESMAEVLDRLLGEGVAGRRVALQLHGEPLPGFVESLRAAGADVVLVPVYRWMPPEDLAPLDRLLDAAVSRGLDAVTFTSAPAAASLLNRAESRGLLTDLLAALDHDVLAACVGPVTAVPLQAAGVPTVQPERFRLGPLVQLLGVELPGRARTFPVAGRRVEIRGHAVLVDDELRPVPPAGMALLRALSERPGWVVARSDLLRALPGAGRDEHAVETAMARLRTALGAPKLIQTVVKRGYRLALDPASDAKYADA, encoded by the coding sequence ATGCACGACCAAGGCCAACCGCACGGCCCCCTCGCGGGCTTCACCGTCGGCGTGACCGCCGCCAGGCGCGCCGACGAGCTCGGCGCGCTGCTCCAGCGGCGGGGCGCGGCCGTTCTGCACGCCCCCGCATTGCGCATCGTTCCGCTCGCCGACGACACGGAGCTCCTCGCGGCCACCAAGGAACTGATCGACCACACCCCCGACGTGGTGGTCGCCACCACTGCCATCGGCTTCCGCGGCTGGGTGGAGGCGGCCGACGGCTGGGGTCTGGGGGAGCAACTGCTGGGCCGGCTGCGCGGCGCCGAGCTGCTGGCCCGCGGCCCCAAGGTCAAGGGCGCCATCCGTGCGGCGGGCCTCACCGAGGAGTGGTCGCCGGTCTCCGAGTCCATGGCGGAGGTGCTGGACCGGCTGCTCGGCGAGGGAGTGGCGGGCCGCCGTGTCGCGCTCCAGCTGCACGGCGAGCCGCTGCCCGGGTTCGTCGAATCGCTGCGCGCGGCGGGCGCGGACGTCGTCCTCGTACCCGTCTACCGCTGGATGCCGCCGGAGGACCTCGCCCCGCTCGACCGGCTGCTGGACGCGGCCGTCTCCCGCGGCCTGGACGCCGTCACCTTCACCAGCGCCCCTGCCGCCGCGTCGCTCCTGAACCGCGCGGAGTCCCGCGGTCTGCTGACCGATCTCCTGGCCGCCCTGGACCACGACGTCCTCGCGGCCTGCGTCGGGCCGGTCACGGCGGTGCCGCTGCAGGCGGCCGGTGTCCCGACGGTGCAGCCGGAGCGGTTCAGACTCGGCCCGCTGGTGCAGCTGCTCGGTGTCGAGCTGCCCGGCCGCGCCCGTACGTTCCCGGTCGCGGGCCGGCGGGTCGAGATCCGCGGCCATGCCGTGCTCGTCGACGACGAACTGCGCCCGGTGCCACCGGCGGGGATGGCCCTGCTGAGGGCCCTGTCGGAACGGCCCGGCTGGGTCGTCGCCCGCTCCGACCTGCTGCGGGCCCTGCCGGGCGCGGGCCGGGACGAGCACGCCGTGGAGACGGCCATGGCCCGGCTGCGCACGGCGCTGGGCGCTCCCAAGCTCATCCAGACGGTCGTCAAGCGCGGCTACCGGCTGGCCCTGGACCCGGCGTCCGACGCCAAGTACGCCGACGCCTGA
- a CDS encoding anthrone oxygenase family protein, producing the protein MTKNRGAGAVLAAATVTTGLIAGVWFAFTVSVMPALGRSDDRTYVEVMQNINEVIENPAFFAALFGALVLTAVSAWQQRRTARGRWVTAALVLYVLVFVVTSAANVPLNNELAAAGAPDGIADPAAVRENFEDPWVLWNTVRTVLTTAALLCLWRATSLLRTARPDQAGQASAYLASDAGSRASR; encoded by the coding sequence ATGACAAAGAACAGGGGTGCAGGAGCGGTCCTCGCGGCGGCGACCGTGACGACGGGGCTCATCGCGGGCGTCTGGTTCGCGTTCACGGTCTCGGTGATGCCGGCGCTCGGCCGCAGCGACGACCGGACCTACGTCGAGGTCATGCAGAACATCAACGAGGTGATCGAGAACCCGGCCTTCTTCGCCGCGCTCTTCGGCGCGCTCGTCCTCACGGCCGTCTCGGCATGGCAGCAGCGCCGTACGGCAAGAGGCCGCTGGGTGACGGCCGCGCTGGTCCTCTACGTCCTGGTGTTCGTCGTGACGTCCGCGGCGAACGTGCCGCTCAACAACGAACTCGCCGCCGCGGGCGCCCCGGACGGCATCGCCGACCCGGCGGCCGTACGGGAGAACTTCGAGGACCCGTGGGTGCTCTGGAACACGGTACGCACCGTGCTCACCACGGCGGCCCTGCTGTGCCTGTGGCGTGCCACGTCGCTGCTGCGCACGGCACGCCCGGACCAGGCGGGTCAGGCGTCGGCGTACTTGGCGTCGGACGCCGGGTCCAGGGCCAGCCGGTAG